The sequence below is a genomic window from Polaribacter vadi.
CAAAACTAAAAAATGCTAAAACAAAGTCTAAATTTTAAACTTTTACAAAAATTATCTCCACAACAAATACAGTTGATGAAGTTAATTCAATTGCCTACACAAGCCTTTGAAGAACGTTTAAAGCAAGAAATTGAAGAAAACCCAGCTTTAGATACAGGTAAAGATGATGCAGATTCAATAGATGATGATTTGTCTAACGAATATGATGAGGCAGATGATGGAAACGAAAAAATTGAAGCTGATGACATCAACATTGATGAATATTTAAGTGACGATGAAATTCCGAATTATAAAACTCAAGCCAACAACTACTCTGCAGACGATGAAGAAAAAAACGTGCCTTATGCTGCTGGAACCAGTTTTCATCAATCTTTAAAAAATCAATTAAACACTTATAATTTTACTGAAGAAGAACGTGCAATTGCAGAGTTTTTAGTGGGTAGTATTGACGATAGTGGTTATATAAGAAGAGAAATTATAGATTTGGTAGATGATTTGGCATTTACAGCAAATGTTTTTACAACTGAAGAAAAAGTAATTTCTGTTTTAAAAAGAGCAGTGCATACATTAGATCCTATTGGAGTTGGAGCTAGAGATTTAAGAGAATGTTTAATTATTCAATTAAAAGCTAAAGAAGGTAATAAGATTAGAAGTTTAGCAATAGCCATTTTAGAAGATGCTTTTGATCATTTTGTAAAAAAACATTACAAAAAGCTTCAAGAAAAATTCAATATATCTGAAGATGAGCTAAAAGAAGTAAATTCAGAAATTTCTAGATTAAATCCTAAACCTGGAAGTTCTTATGCAGGTAATAACAAAATTGCTGAACAAATTGTTCCAGATTTTTCGATTAAAATTATAGATGGTGAACTAGATTTAACGCTAAACTCTAGAAATGCGCCTGAATTACATGTTTCTAGGGAGTACAATAATATGTTAAAAGGCTACCAAGAAGCAACCACAAAGAGTAAATCTCAAAAAGATGCAGTATTCTTTATCAAACAAAAACTAGATGCTGCAAAATGGTTTATTGATGCAATAAAACAGCGTCAGCAAACTCTTTTGGTTACCATGAATACAATTATGCACTATCAATACGATTATTTTTTAACAGGTGATGAACGCAGGTTAAGACCCATGATTTTAAAAGATATTGCAGATAAAATAAATATGGACGTTTCTACAGTTTCTAGAGTTGCTAATAGCAAATATGTTTCAACACCTTATGGAACTAAATTAATTAAAGAATTCTTTTCTGAATCTATGAAAAACGATCAAGGAGAAGATGTATCAACCAAAGAAATTAAAAAGATACTAGAAACTGTTATTACTGAAGAAAATAAAAAGAAACCTTTAACAGATGAAAAATTATCTATCATATTAAAAGAAAAAGGATACCCAATTGCAAGAAGAACAATTGCTAAATATCGTGAACAGTTAGATTTACCTGTAGCACGTTTACGAAAAGAAATATAGTGCAATTTTACAAATACATATCTACTGTTTTACATCCTATTGTGATTCCTACAATTGGTGTAATGTTATATTTCTTACTAATTCCTAGCAATTTAGTCAGCAATCAAAAACTAATGGTTTTAAGTTTAGTTTTTATTGTTACCTACTTAATTCCTTTGTTAATCTTAGTCCTTTTTAAGAAATTAAAGTTTATTAAAAATTACAAGGTAGAAAGTATAAAAGAAAGAAAATTACCTATTGCACTAATGGTTTTTCTTTTTTATTTATTAGGAACTACAATTAGCAATGTTGCAAATTTAAGAGGTTTAAGCTTACTTTTTTACGCAACATCCTTAGCTTTATTTATTGTTTACATTTTGTTTTTCTTCAAAATTAAAGCAAGTGTTCATTTATTGTCTTTAGGAATCTTTATAGGCTTTTTCATGATTTTAAGTAATATACACGCAAAGTCTTTTATTATAGTAATTATCATCCTCTTTTTAATTGCTGGTCTTCTAGCAAGTGCAAGATTAGCACTTAAAGCACATACTACAAAAGAAATCTATATCGGTTTTTTTATAGGTTTACTAACAACCTCAATTGTATATTTTCTTCTATAAAATATAAAAAATAAAACCAAATTTTAAAATACTGGTATTTATATCCTCACTATTTATAGTAGCATTTTCAAAAACTGGAGTTAAGCTATAAAATAAGTTGATATTAAACACATCATAACCAATTGAAAGCGTTAAACCATATTGAAAATTATTGAATGCACTTACGTTATTATAGC
It includes:
- the rpoN gene encoding RNA polymerase factor sigma-54, yielding MLKQSLNFKLLQKLSPQQIQLMKLIQLPTQAFEERLKQEIEENPALDTGKDDADSIDDDLSNEYDEADDGNEKIEADDINIDEYLSDDEIPNYKTQANNYSADDEEKNVPYAAGTSFHQSLKNQLNTYNFTEEERAIAEFLVGSIDDSGYIRREIIDLVDDLAFTANVFTTEEKVISVLKRAVHTLDPIGVGARDLRECLIIQLKAKEGNKIRSLAIAILEDAFDHFVKKHYKKLQEKFNISEDELKEVNSEISRLNPKPGSSYAGNNKIAEQIVPDFSIKIIDGELDLTLNSRNAPELHVSREYNNMLKGYQEATTKSKSQKDAVFFIKQKLDAAKWFIDAIKQRQQTLLVTMNTIMHYQYDYFLTGDERRLRPMILKDIADKINMDVSTVSRVANSKYVSTPYGTKLIKEFFSESMKNDQGEDVSTKEIKKILETVITEENKKKPLTDEKLSIILKEKGYPIARRTIAKYREQLDLPVARLRKEI